Within the Nocardioides humi genome, the region TCGATCGCAGTGCTCCGTGACGCCTTCGCGGCCGAGCGGGCGTCGTACGACGTCGTGCACGCGCAGGACTGCATCAGCGCCAACGCCGCCCTCCCCTGCGTGCGCACCATCCACCACCTCGACCAGTTCACCACGCCCCAGCTGGCGGCCTGCCACGAGCGGGCCGTCGTGGAGCCGATCGCGCGGATCTGCGTGTCGGCGGCGGTCGCCGCCGAGGTCGAGGCCGGCTGGGGACTGGTCCCGACGGTCATCCCGAACGGTGTCGCCGCCGAGCGCTTCTCAGCCGGCGCCGCCGACACCGCCGGCCGGGGCCGGTGGCGCGAGCGGATCGGTGGCCGCTACCTGCTCGCGCTGGGCGGCATCGAGCCGCGCAAGGGCAGCATCGACCTGCTCGAGGCGCACGCGCTGCTGGTCGCGCGGGAGCCGGCCATGGCCGATGTCCGCCTGGTGTTCGGCGGTGGCGAGACGCTCTTCGACTACCGCGACTACCGCGCCGCCTTCGAGGCGCGGGCCGCGGAGCTCGGCACCGCTCCCGTCGTTCTCGGGCCGGTCGCCGATGACGAGCTGCCCGCGCTGGTCGGCGAGGCGGCCGCCCTCGGATTCGTGTCGACCAAGGAGGGCTTCGGGCTCGCCGCGATGGAAGGGCTCGCCGCCGGCGTGCCCGTGGTGGCGCGGGATCTGCCGGTGCTGCGCGAGGTCTTCGCCGACACCGTCGCGTACGCCGACGGCGTGCCCGCGATCGCCGATGCGCTGGGCGTCGCCCTCACCACGCCGCCGACGCCCGCCGCCGGGCGTGACCTGGCGGCGCGGTACACCTGGCGGGCCGCCGCCGAGGCGCACCTCGGCTTCTACCGAGGGCTCGCGATCAGGCCCTGACGCTGCGACAGTCGCGGCTCTGCAGCCCGACGCCCTCCCAGTCCCAGCCCGGGACGCCGATCTTCGTCGTCTGGAACTCCTCGTCGATGCGCGCCCGCTCGCCGGACTCCAGCGCCGCGAGCCGCTCGCCGTAGAGCCGCGCGCGGTCCTCGGCGAGCTGGAGGTCGCTCGCCCAGGCCTCGGCGATCCCGGCGTCGGCGACCCCGTCGGCGGGGACGGCGGCGAGGTCGTCGTACGTCGCCTGCCACTCGTCGCGCAGCGCGCGCAGGTCGCCGACCATCGCGTCGGTCACGTCGAGGTCGTCGCCCTGCCGGACCGCGAGCACCACCTCCAGCGACGTGGTGGCCGCGTCGTCGTATCCGCTGGTCCGGCGCCGGTCCACGATGGTGCCGCAGGCGACCGAGGCGGCCCGCACCAGCTCCTCCGCCTCTGCTGCCGGGCCGGCGACCGCCGCCAGCACCTCGCAGTCGCGGCCGGCAAGACCGCTCGCCTCCGCGGCGTCCCGGTCGGCCGAAGCGAACGGCGCGCCCAGGGAGAGCTCGTCCTTGCTGAGCGGCCACCGGCCCGACTCCAGGCCCTCGACGCGGCTGCCGAGCACCTCGATCGTCTCGTCCAGCGGCGCGAGCAGATCCTCCCAGCCATCCAGTGCGGAGGCATCGGCAAGCCGGTCTCGATCGGCCTGCAGCAGGTCGCGCACGGCAGACATGGCATCGACCAACTCGCTCCGCTCCGCCGCGGACGGCGCCTCATCCTTCAGGCTGAGGGTGAGCAGTTCGAACCCCGCATCCTGCCCGGCCCGGAAGACCGCCTCGTCGCGCTCGTTGAGCACGGCCGTGCACTGCGCGGCCGCTGCGGCGATGTCGTCGACCGGCTCCGCGGGCCTGGTCGGCTCCGCCCCGCCCGCGTCGTCGGAGCAGGCCGCGAGCGCGGGCGACAGGAGCAGCGGCACGACCAGCAGGGCACGACGGCGCGACTTCATGCGGCGTTCCTACCCGGTCGCGCAGGCACGAACCTCACCGGGTCCGAGGTCCGGCGTCGCGGGGTCAGGCCTCCTTCGCCGCCAGCGGCACGCCGAGCCGGTCGCGGAGCTCCGCCAGGCCGATCCCCCAGGTGGCGCGGACGACGACCTCCGGGCCGCCGAGCTCGAAGACGCCGTGGTCGGTATACACGCGGCTCACGCAGGCGACGCCGGTGAGCGGGTAGGTGCAGGCCGGGACCAGCTTGGGCGAGCCGTCCTTGCCGAACAGCGCCATCATCACCAGCACGTCCTTGGCGCCGATGGCGAGGTCCATCGCGCCGCCCACGGCGGGGATCGCGTCCGGCCGGCCGGTGTGCCAGTTGGCGAGGTCGCCGTTGGCGGCGACCTGGTAGGCGCCCAGCACGCAGACGTCGAGGTGACCGCCGCGCATCATCGCGAACGAGTCGGCGTGGTGGAAGTACGACGCCCCGGGCAGCTCGGTGACGGGCACCTTGCCGGCGTTGGTGAGGTCCGGGTCGACCTGGTCGCCGTGAGCGGCCGGCCCCATGCCGAGCATGCCGTTCTCGGTGTGCAGGACGACGCCTTGATCCGGGGTCAGGTGGTCGGCGATCTTGGTGGGCTGGCCGATGCCGAGGTTCACGAAGGAGCCCTCGGGGATGTCGCGGGCGATCACCACGGCGAGCTCGTCCATGGTCAGCGGGCCGCGGTCGAGGTTCTCGACGGTGGTGGCGAGCGTGGTCATCGTGCCCCCTGCACGGTGTAGTGGCGCTCCTCCACGGCGACCACGCGGTCGACGTAGATGGAGGGCGTGACGACGGCCTCGGGGTCGAGGGTGCCGGTGTCGACCACGCCGCTCACCTGGGCGATCGTGGTCGTCGCGGCAGCGGCCATCACCGGGCCGAAGTTGCGGGCGGTCTTGCGGTAGACGAGGTTGCCGAGGCGGTCGGCGCGGTGCGCGGAGATCAGGGCGTAGTCGCCCTTGACGGGGTACTCGAGCAGGTACTCCCGCCCGTCGATGACCCGCGACTCCTTGCCGTCGGCGAGCGGCGTGCCGACCGCGGTCGGGCTGTAGAAGGCGCCGATGCCGGCGCCCGCGGCGCGCATCCGCTCGGCGAGGTTGCCCTGCGGGACGACCTCCAGCTCCAGGCGCCCGGCGAGGTAGAGCTCGTCGAAGACGTACGAGTCGGCCTGGCGCGGGAAGGAGCAGACCACCTTGCGCACCCGGCCCGCCTTGAGCAGCGCCGCGAGCCCGACCTCGCCGTTGCCGGCGTTGTTGGACACGATCGTCAGGTCCGTCGCCCCCTGCCGGATGAGGGCGTCGATCAGGTCGAAGGGCATCCCGGCGAGCCCGAATCCCCCCACCAGGACGGTCGATCCGTCCTCGATCCCGGCGACGGCCTCGTCGGCGGTGTCGAGCAGTGCGGTGCGGGCCATCAGCGCGCCTCGAGGTTCTCGAGGACGACGGCGAGGCCCTGGCCGACGCCGATGCAGATGCCGGCGACGCCCCAGCGCTGGTTCGTCTCGCGCAGCACCTTGGCCAGGGTGCCGACCAGGCGGCCGCCGGACGCGCCCAGCGGGTGACCGAGGGCGATCGCGCCGCCGCGCCGATTGACGATCTCGGGATCGATCGGCCACGCGTCGACGCAGGCGAGCGACTGCACCGCGAAGGCCTCGTTGAGCTCGACCGCCCCCACCTCGGACCAGCCGATCCCGGCCCGCTCCAGCGCCGCGTTGGCGGCCTCGACGGGGGCGTAGCCGAACGCCTGCGGCTCGAGGGCGTACGCCGCCCGGCCGGCCACGCGCGCCAGCGGCGCCGTACCGATCCGGTCGGCGGCCGCCTCCGAGCCCAGCAGGACCGCGGAGGCGCCGTCGCTGAGCGGCGAGGCGTTGCCGGCGGTGATCGTGCCGTCCTTGCGGAAGACCGGCGCGAGGCCCGCGAGGGAATCCGGTGTGCTGCCGGCCCGGATGCCCTCGTCGCGGGCGAGGTCGGTGCCCTCGACCGGGGCGACGAGGTCGTCGTAGAACCCGTCCTCCCAGGCCTGGTGCGCTCGCTGATGGGAGCGGGCCGCGAAGGCGTCCTGCCGCTCGCGGGAGATCCCGAACCGCTCCTGGAGCTGCTCGTTGGCCTCGCCGAGGCTGACCGTCCACTCCTCCGGCATCCGCGGGTTGACCAGCCGCCAGCCCAGCGCGGTCGAGACCGCGGTGACGTCGCCGACGGGGAAGGCGCGGTCCGGCTTCGGGAGCACCCACGGGGCGCGGGTCATCGACTCGACGCCGCCGGTCAGGACGACGTCCGCGTCGCCGGTCTCGATGGCACGGGAGCCGGCCATGACCGCCTCGAGGCTGGAGCCGCAGAGGCGGTTGACCGTGACGGCGGGGACGCTCACCGGGACGCCGGCGAGCAGGGCGGCCATCCGGCCGACGTTGCGGTTGTCCTCCCCGGCCCCGTTGGCGTTGCCCCAGACGATGTCGCCGATCGCGGCCGGGTCGAGCCCCGGCGTACGGGCGAGGACGGACGACACGACCGCGGCGCCCAGGTCGTCGGTGCGGACGCCCGCCAGGGCACCGTTGAACCGGCCGAAGGGCGTACGGACCGCTGCATAGACGAAGGCGCTCACGGATCCGACCGTAGGGCCGGGAGTTGATATTGTGAAGGATCAATATCTGACTCGATTGAGACGGTTATCGATATGGATCTGCTGCGCCACCTCCGGTACTTCGTGACCGTCGCCGAGGAGCGGCACTTCGGCCGCGCCGCCGAGCGGCTGCACATGGCGCAGCCCCCGCTCTCCCAGCAGATCCGCCGCCTGGAGGCCGAGGTCGGGGTCGCGCTGTTCGAGCGCACCACCCGGCGGGTCGACCTCACCCCGGCCGGCGCGGCCTACCTGGAGCGGGCGCGGGCGATCCTGGCGGAGGTCGACGACGCCGCCGGCGAGGCCCGGCGGGTCGCGGCCGGCACGGTCGGGCGGCTCGCCGTCGGCTGCGTCGGGTCCGCGACCTACAGCCTGCTGCCCGCGCTCTCGCGCCGGCTGGCCGAGGAGCTGCCCGGGATCGAGGTCGCGTTCCGCGGGGAGATGCTGGTCGCCGACCAGGTCGAGGCACTGCGGTCCGGCGGGATCGACCTCGCGCTGCTGCGCCCGCCGGTCGACGACCCCGGGCTGGCCGTCACGGCGCTGCGCGAGGAGCGGCTGGTCGTCGCCGTGCCCGCCGGCGACCGGCTCGCGACGCGCCGGCAGGTCCGGGTCGCCGACCTCGCCGGCACCGACCTGATCGTGCACTCGGCCGGCCGCCGGTCCGCGATGTACGACGTCGTGCGGCGCCTGTTCGCCGACGCCGGCGTGACGCCGCGGATCCGGCACGAGGTGGGCGAGACCTCCACGCTCGTGACGCTGGTGGCGGGCGGGCTCGGCGCGGCCGTCGTACCGGAGCCGGTGGGGGCGCTCGCCCTCGACGGCGTCGCCTTTCGCCCGCTGGTGCGGCCCGCGCGATCCGTCGAGCTGGCCGTCGCGCACCGCGCCGGGCGCACCGAGCCGCACCTGCACCGCACCCTCGCCGTGCTCACCGAGGTCGTGCGCGACTCCTAGGGCCTGGCTCCGGACGGCGCTGATTCATACGCTGTGCTTATGAATCAGCGCATTATTCGTCTTTGTGTTTCTGGATCCCTCCGTCCTAGCGTGAAGGGGCCGCGTGACGCCCGTCACGCCGCACCGGCCGGCAGGGGGAGGTGACCATGGATCTCAAGCAGCTGCGCTACTTCGACGCCGTCGCGGAGACCTGTCACTTCGGCCAGGCCGCGGAGCGCCTGCACCTGGCCCAGCCCGCGCTCTCCCAGGCCGTCCGGCGGCTCGAGGCCGAGCTCGGCGTGCTCCTCCTCGCCCGGACGACCCGGCAGGTCGCGCTGACGCCGGCCGGCGAGTTCTTCCACCGCGAGGTGCGCCGGATCCTCGGCGATCTCGACGCCTGCGTGGTCGGCACCCGCAGCATCGCCGACGGCAGCCGCGGCCTGCTCCGGGTCGGGTTCACCGGGACCAGCGCCTTCACCCAGCTGGCCCGCCTCTCCCGGATGGTCCGCGCGGCGCTGCCCGGCGTCGCCCTGGAGGTGCAGGCCGACCTGCTGACGCCCGGCCAGGTGGAGCGGCTGCTCGACGGCCGCCTCGACCTCGGCGTGCTCCGCGGGCCGGTCGCCGACCCCGGCATCGAGACCCGCACCCTGATGCAGGAGCCGCTCGTGCTGGCGCTGCCGGCCGACCACCGGCTGGTCCCGGAGCCCGCGCTCGAGGTGGTCGACGTCTCGGCCGAGGAGTTCGTCGCGTACGCCGACGCCCGCTCCGCCGTCAACGAGGCGATGGTCTCCAGCTGCCTGCGCGCGGGCTTCTCGCCCAATGTCACCCACCGGGCGCCCGGCACGGCGGCGCTGCTGGCCCTGGTCGCCGCCCACCTCGGCGTCGCGCTGGTGCCCGAGTCGGTGCGCAGCATGCAGCTCAGGGGCGTGGTGTTCCGCGACGTCGCCGACGCCGCGACCATCGACCTCTCGCTGGCCTGGCGGGCCGACGAGCCGTCGGCCCTGGTGGCCGGGGCGCTCGGCGTACTCGACCGGCACGGCTTCTTCTCCCCGCAACCCTCCCCCACGAGCTGAGGACCCCGTGAAGATCACCGCGATCGAGGCGATCCCGTTCCGGATCCCGTACGTCAAGCCGCTGCGGTTCGCCAGCGGCGAGGTGCACGTCGCCGACCACGTGCTGGTCCGGGTGCACACCGACGACGGGGTCGTGGGCGTGGCCGAGGCGCCGCCGCGGCCGTTCACCTACGGCGAGACCCAGCGCGGGATCATCGCGGTGATCGAGACGATCTTCGCGCCGCAGGTGGTCGGCCTGGCGCTGACCGACCGCGAGCAGATGGCCGCGCTGCTGGGCCGCACCGTCGGCAACCCCACCGCCAAGGCCGCGATCGACATGGCCGTGTGGGACGCCCTCGGCCGCACCCTCGGGCTGCCGGTCTCCGAGCTGCTCGGCGGCTACACCGACCGGATGCGGGTCTCCCACATGCTCGGCTTCGACCAGCCCGCCGCGATGGTCGACGAGGCCGAGCGGATGCGCGACGTGCACGGCATCACCACGTTCAAGGTCAAGGTGGGGCGCCGGCCCGCATCGCTCGACGTCGCCGTGGTCCGCGCGCTGCGCGAGGGCCTCGGCCCCGACGTCGTGCTGTACGTCGACGGCAACCGCGGCTGGACCGCGTCCGAGTCCGCGCGGGCGATGCGGCAGATGGCCGACCTCGACCTGGCCTTCGCCGAGGAGCTCAGCCCCGCCGACGACGTGCTCGGGCGGCGCTGGCTGGTCGGGCAGCTCGACGTACCGTTCATCGCCGACGAGTCCGCCACGACGCCGGCCGAGGTGACCCGCGAGGTGCTCGGCGGCTCGGCCACGGCGCTCTCGGTCAAGACCGCGCGGACCGGCTTCACCGGCTCGCAGCGGGTGCTCCACCTCGCCGAGGGGCTCGGGCTCGAGGTGGTGATGGGCAACCAGATCGACGGCCAGCTCGGCTCGATCTGCACCGTGGCGTTCGGGGCGGCGCATCAGCGCAGCAGCCTGCACGCCGGCGAGCTCTCGAACTTCCTCGACATGAGCGACGACCTGCTCACCGAGCCGCTGCGGATCGAGAACGGCGAGCTGGTCCTGCGCCCCGGCGCCGGCCTCGGCGTCCAGATCGACGAGGAGAGGCTGCGGCGCTACCGCTGCGACCGCTGACCCACCCGGACCACCCCAGACCACCCGACCACCAGACCACCCGACCACCACCGACCCTGGCAGGCATGTGGCACTGCCAGTCCCCACCCGAGAGGAACCCGACAATGTCCGTCGACACCACGCACGAGGTCGCGACCGCCGCGGCCTCGGGAGCCAGCGCCACCGAGCGCTTCCACACCGACAAGTCCCCCTTCGCCGCGGTCCGCGACACCCCGCCGGAGCGGGTCGACGCCCTGGCCCGCAAGGTGCTCGCCGCCGTCCACGCCACCATCCGCGAGGAGCGGGTCAGCTACGACGAGTACAACGCCCTCAAGGCCTGGATGATCAACGTCGGCGAGGACGGCGAGTGGCCGCTCTTCCTCGACGTCTGGGTCGAGCACGTCGTCGAGGAGGTCAACACCGACCACCGCGAGGGCAGCAAGGGCACCATCGAGGGCCCCTACTACGTGCCGGACGCGCCCGAGCGCGGCGCCCGCGGCACCATCGCGATGCGCGACGGCGAGGCCGGCACCCCGATGCTCTGGTCGGGCCAGGTCACCTCCACCCACGGCAGCCCGCTCGGCGGCGCGGTCGTCGAGCTGTGGCACGCCGACAGCGACGGCTTCTACTCCCAGTTCGCGCCGGGCATCCCCGAGTGGAACCTGCGCGGCACGTTCACCACCGACGAGCAGGGCCGCTTCGAGATCACCTCGATCCGCCCGGCGCCGTACCAGATCCCGACCGACGGCTCCTGCGGCAAGCTGATCGCCGCGGCCGGCTGGCACGCCTGGCGACCCGCCCACCTGCACGTGAAGGTGTCCGCGCCCGGCCACGAGCTGCTCACCGCCCAGCTGTACTTCCCCGGCGACGAGCACAACGACGACGACATCGCCGACGCCGTGAAGCCCGAGCTGATGCTCGCCCCGGTCGACCAGCCCGACGGCTCGATCACCGTCGACTACGGCTTCGTGCTGGACCCGGTGCGCGCCTGATGCTCTTCGCGGTCCGGATGGACGTCGACCTCCCGCGCGACCTCGCCCCCGCCGAGCGCGAGGACCTGGTCGCGCGGGAACGGGCGTACTCCCAGGAGCTCCAGCGCGGCGGCGAGTGGGCGCACATCTGGCGCATCGTCGGGCTGTACTCGAACATCAGCATCTTCGACGTGGACTCCAACGCGCGGCTGCACGAGATCCTGTCCGGGCTCCCGCTGTTCCCCTTCCTGCGGATCGAGGTCACCCCACTGACCGCGCACCCGTCGGCGATCCGATGACCGCCCCGCTCCCGGTGATCGCGCTGCGGCACCTCGCCGGCCTGCCCCGGCGGCCGCTGCTCGTCGTCGGCCCGTCGCTCGGCACCACGGCCGACCGGCTCTGGGGGCGGTGGCCGCCTCCCTGCCGGGCTGGAACCTCCTCGGCTGGGACCTGCCCGGCCACGGCGCCAGTCCGGCCGCGGACCGGCTGACGCCCGGCTTCTCGATGAGCGACCTGGCCGCGGCGGTCCTCGCGGCCGTCGACGAGGCGGTCGGCGACGACCTGCCGTTCGCGTACGCCGGCGACTCGGTCGGCGGCGCCGTCGGGCTCCAGCTCGCCCTGGACCACCCCGGCCGGGTGTGCTCGCTGACCGTGCTGTGCAGCGCCGCGTCCTTCGGCCCCCCGGCCGGCTGGCACGAGCGGGCGGCGCGGGTCCGCGCCGAGGGGATGGCGCCCATGGTCGCCTCCTCGCCGGCGCGCTGGTTCGGGTCGGCGATCCGCTCCGCGCCCGGCGAGCGCACGGCGGGGCCGCTGGCGGACCTGGCGGAGGTGGACCCCGAGGGCTACGCCCGGGTCTGCGAGGCGCTGGCCGGCTTCGACGTCCGGGCACGGCTGGCGTCGGTGAGCGTTCCCCTGCTCGCCGTCGCCGGCGCCGAGGACGTCGCCACCCCGCCGGCCGTCCTGGCCGAGCTCGCCGACGGCGTACCCGAGGGACGGCTGGAGGTCCTCGACGGCGTGGGCCACCTGGCGCCGTACGAGGCGCCGGCCGAGGTCGCGGCGCTGCTCTCGTCAGCGCTGCGGGGTGAGCTCAGTCGTCGCTCTCCTCAGCGAACTGCTCGTGGTTGCGGATGACCTCCGCGATGATCACGTTGAGGATCTTCTCGGCGAAGTGCGGGTCGAGCCCGGAGCTCTCCGCCATCGACCGCAGCCGCGCGATCTGAACCGCCTCGCGGGCGGGGTCGGCGGGCGGCATGCCGGCGCGCGCCTTGAGGCGCCCGACCGTCTCGGTGCACTTGAAGCGCTCGGCCAGCAGGTGCACGAGGGCGGCGTCGAGGTTGTCGATGCTCGACCGGAGTCGGTGGAGCTCGGCCCGGGCGTCGTCTGCACTCACGTGCTCCATCCTGCCCTACGATCCGGGCAACCCTCCTTCGACAACCGCAGACCGAGAGGACGCCCATGAGCGACGACCGGGTGACGTACACCCTCGAGCCGGACGAGCAGCCGACCCACTGGTACAACATCGTGGCCGACCTGCCGACGCCTCCCCCGCCGCCGCTGCACCCGGCGACCCACGAGCCGGTCGGGCCGGACGACCTCGCGCCGCTGTTCCCGCCGGAGCTGATCGCCCAGGAGGTCACCGCCGAGCGGTACGTCGAGATCCCGGAGCCGGTCCTCGACGTCTACCGCCAGTACCGGCCCTCGCCGCTGTACCGGGCCCGCCGCTGGGAGGAACGGCTCGGCACGTCCGCGCGGATCTACTACAAGTACGAGGGCGTCTCGCCGGCCGGGTCACACAAGGTCAACACGGCCGTGCCGCAGGTCTACTACAACCGCCTCAACGGCATCACGCGCCTGACCACCGAGACCGGCGCCGGTCAGTGGGGCACCGCCCTGTCGTACGCCGCCGCGCTGTTCGGCGTCGAGTGCGAGGTCTGGCAGGTCGGGGCGTCGTACGACACCAAGCCGCAGCGACGCACCCTGATCGAGGTCTTCGGCGGCAGGGTGCACCGCTCGCCGAGCCGGCTCACCGAGTCGGGCAAGGCGTTCGCCGAGGAGCACCCGGGCTCGCTCGGCATCGCGATCTCCGAGGCGGTCGAGGTGGCGGCGCAGGATCCCGAGGCGAAGTACGCCCTCGGGTCGGTGCTCAACCACGTGCTGCTGCACCAGACGGTGATCGGCGAGGAGGCGCTGCGCCAGCTCGCCAAGGCCGGCGAGTCCGGCGCCGACCTGGTCGTCGGCTGCGCCGGTGGCGGCTCGAACTTCGCGGGGCTGTCCTTCCCGTTCCTGCGCGAGAGGCTGGCCGGCAACCAGGCGCCGCGGATCCTCGCCGTCGAGCCGAGCTCGTGCCCCACGCTGACCCGCGGCGAGTACCGCTACGACTTCGGCGACACCGCCGGCCTCACGCCGCTGATGAAGATGCACACCCTCGGCCACGACTTCGTGCCCTCCCCCATCCACGCGGGCGGCCTGCGCTACCACGGCATGGCGCCGCTGGTCTCCCACGCCGTCAACGAGGGGCTGATCGACGCGGTCGCGCTGCACCAGAGCGAGTGCTTCGAGGCCGCCGTCGAGTTCGCCCGCACCCAGGGCGTCGTACCGGCCCCCGAGTCGTCGCACGCCCTCGCCCAGGTACGCCGCGAGGCGCTCGCCGCCACGGAGGCCGGTGCGTCGCCGGTCATCGTGGTCGGGCTGTCCGGGCACGGCCTGCTCGAGCTCGGCGCGTACGAGAGCTTCCTCGGCGGCCGGCTGGAGGACGACCCGCTCTCGGACGAGGCGCTGACCGCGGCGCTGGCGAACGTGCCGGTGGTCGGCTGACCCGCCCCTCGTCGTACGGCCCGGTAAATGCGGTGTGCAACGCATTTACCGGGCCGTAGCGTTCCCGGCTGGCCGCGATCCCGCGGGCCGAGCAGAACACACGAGAAGGGCAACGACGCAGGACACCACGATGGACAAGATCACCCCGAAGCTCCTCAGCTGGGCTTCGATCCTCGAGCAGGGCACGCGCGACCAGGCGATGACCACGGCACGGATGCCGTTCATCCACCCGCACCTCGCGCTGATGCCCGACGCCCACCTGGGTCTGGGCGCGACGGTGGGCTCGGTCATCCCGACCCTCGGCGCGATCATCCCGGCCGCGGTCGGCGTCGACATCGGCTGCGGCATGATCGCCGTGCGCACCCGGTTCACCACCGACCAGCTGCCCGCCGACCGGCGACCGCTGCGGGAGGCCATCGAGCGGGCGGTCCCGCTCTCGGCCGGCGCGGCGAACCAGCGGATCAGCCGGGCGCACACCGAGCGCCGGCTCGCCGAGCTCACCGAGGCGGCGGAGAAGGCGGGATTCGAGCCCGGCCGCTACGCCGGGCGCTGGGAGCTCCAGCTCGGCACCCTCGGCTCGGGCAACCACTTCATCGAGGTCACCGTCGACGAGGAGCAGCGGGTCTGGCTGTTCCTGCACTC harbors:
- a CDS encoding chorismate mutase codes for the protein MEHVSADDARAELHRLRSSIDNLDAALVHLLAERFKCTETVGRLKARAGMPPADPAREAVQIARLRSMAESSGLDPHFAEKILNVIIAEVIRNHEQFAEESDD
- a CDS encoding LysR family transcriptional regulator; the protein is MDLKQLRYFDAVAETCHFGQAAERLHLAQPALSQAVRRLEAELGVLLLARTTRQVALTPAGEFFHREVRRILGDLDACVVGTRSIADGSRGLLRVGFTGTSAFTQLARLSRMVRAALPGVALEVQADLLTPGQVERLLDGRLDLGVLRGPVADPGIETRTLMQEPLVLALPADHRLVPEPALEVVDVSAEEFVAYADARSAVNEAMVSSCLRAGFSPNVTHRAPGTAALLALVAAHLGVALVPESVRSMQLRGVVFRDVADAATIDLSLAWRADEPSALVAGALGVLDRHGFFSPQPSPTS
- a CDS encoding MSMEG_0565 family glycosyltransferase codes for the protein MSMRIALLTYSTKPRGGVVHTLALAEALADLGAAVDVWTLARDGDTAFFRAVDPRVGVRAVPFPPVEDEEVGERIVRSIAVLRDAFAAERASYDVVHAQDCISANAALPCVRTIHHLDQFTTPQLAACHERAVVEPIARICVSAAVAAEVEAGWGLVPTVIPNGVAAERFSAGAADTAGRGRWRERIGGRYLLALGGIEPRKGSIDLLEAHALLVAREPAMADVRLVFGGGETLFDYRDYRAAFEARAAELGTAPVVLGPVADDELPALVGEAAALGFVSTKEGFGLAAMEGLAAGVPVVARDLPVLREVFADTVAYADGVPAIADALGVALTTPPTPAAGRDLAARYTWRAAAEAHLGFYRGLAIRP
- the catC gene encoding muconolactone Delta-isomerase produces the protein MLFAVRMDVDLPRDLAPAEREDLVARERAYSQELQRGGEWAHIWRIVGLYSNISIFDVDSNARLHEILSGLPLFPFLRIEVTPLTAHPSAIR
- a CDS encoding mandelate racemase/muconate lactonizing enzyme family protein, with the protein product MKITAIEAIPFRIPYVKPLRFASGEVHVADHVLVRVHTDDGVVGVAEAPPRPFTYGETQRGIIAVIETIFAPQVVGLALTDREQMAALLGRTVGNPTAKAAIDMAVWDALGRTLGLPVSELLGGYTDRMRVSHMLGFDQPAAMVDEAERMRDVHGITTFKVKVGRRPASLDVAVVRALREGLGPDVVLYVDGNRGWTASESARAMRQMADLDLAFAEELSPADDVLGRRWLVGQLDVPFIADESATTPAEVTREVLGGSATALSVKTARTGFTGSQRVLHLAEGLGLEVVMGNQIDGQLGSICTVAFGAAHQRSSLHAGELSNFLDMSDDLLTEPLRIENGELVLRPGAGLGVQIDEERLRRYRCDR
- a CDS encoding 3-oxoacid CoA-transferase subunit B; the protein is MTTLATTVENLDRGPLTMDELAVVIARDIPEGSFVNLGIGQPTKIADHLTPDQGVVLHTENGMLGMGPAAHGDQVDPDLTNAGKVPVTELPGASYFHHADSFAMMRGGHLDVCVLGAYQVAANGDLANWHTGRPDAIPAVGGAMDLAIGAKDVLVMMALFGKDGSPKLVPACTYPLTGVACVSRVYTDHGVFELGGPEVVVRATWGIGLAELRDRLGVPLAAKEA
- a CDS encoding thiolase family protein, whose product is MSAFVYAAVRTPFGRFNGALAGVRTDDLGAAVVSSVLARTPGLDPAAIGDIVWGNANGAGEDNRNVGRMAALLAGVPVSVPAVTVNRLCGSSLEAVMAGSRAIETGDADVVLTGGVESMTRAPWVLPKPDRAFPVGDVTAVSTALGWRLVNPRMPEEWTVSLGEANEQLQERFGISRERQDAFAARSHQRAHQAWEDGFYDDLVAPVEGTDLARDEGIRAGSTPDSLAGLAPVFRKDGTITAGNASPLSDGASAVLLGSEAAADRIGTAPLARVAGRAAYALEPQAFGYAPVEAANAALERAGIGWSEVGAVELNEAFAVQSLACVDAWPIDPEIVNRRGGAIALGHPLGASGGRLVGTLAKVLRETNQRWGVAGICIGVGQGLAVVLENLEAR
- a CDS encoding LysR substrate-binding domain-containing protein encodes the protein MDLLRHLRYFVTVAEERHFGRAAERLHMAQPPLSQQIRRLEAEVGVALFERTTRRVDLTPAGAAYLERARAILAEVDDAAGEARRVAAGTVGRLAVGCVGSATYSLLPALSRRLAEELPGIEVAFRGEMLVADQVEALRSGGIDLALLRPPVDDPGLAVTALREERLVVAVPAGDRLATRRQVRVADLAGTDLIVHSAGRRSAMYDVVRRLFADAGVTPRIRHEVGETSTLVTLVAGGLGAAVVPEPVGALALDGVAFRPLVRPARSVELAVAHRAGRTEPHLHRTLAVLTEVVRDS
- a CDS encoding 3-oxoacid CoA-transferase subunit A, producing the protein MARTALLDTADEAVAGIEDGSTVLVGGFGLAGMPFDLIDALIRQGATDLTIVSNNAGNGEVGLAALLKAGRVRKVVCSFPRQADSYVFDELYLAGRLELEVVPQGNLAERMRAAGAGIGAFYSPTAVGTPLADGKESRVIDGREYLLEYPVKGDYALISAHRADRLGNLVYRKTARNFGPVMAAAATTTIAQVSGVVDTGTLDPEAVVTPSIYVDRVVAVEERHYTVQGAR
- the catA gene encoding catechol 1,2-dioxygenase, giving the protein MSVDTTHEVATAAASGASATERFHTDKSPFAAVRDTPPERVDALARKVLAAVHATIREERVSYDEYNALKAWMINVGEDGEWPLFLDVWVEHVVEEVNTDHREGSKGTIEGPYYVPDAPERGARGTIAMRDGEAGTPMLWSGQVTSTHGSPLGGAVVELWHADSDGFYSQFAPGIPEWNLRGTFTTDEQGRFEITSIRPAPYQIPTDGSCGKLIAAAGWHAWRPAHLHVKVSAPGHELLTAQLYFPGDEHNDDDIADAVKPELMLAPVDQPDGSITVDYGFVLDPVRA
- a CDS encoding alpha/beta fold hydrolase; its protein translation is MAASLPGWNLLGWDLPGHGASPAADRLTPGFSMSDLAAAVLAAVDEAVGDDLPFAYAGDSVGGAVGLQLALDHPGRVCSLTVLCSAASFGPPAGWHERAARVRAEGMAPMVASSPARWFGSAIRSAPGERTAGPLADLAEVDPEGYARVCEALAGFDVRARLASVSVPLLAVAGAEDVATPPAVLAELADGVPEGRLEVLDGVGHLAPYEAPAEVAALLSSALRGELSRRSPQRTARGCG